A region from the uncultured Holophaga sp. genome encodes:
- a CDS encoding histidine kinase, whose translation MRAVEALGQLKTRLMSPYAWIAVATFSGMSILLTGFVEHLVPGQSLYAQAMATVGKLVGAIGYGFFSPLPWQWSGDDREHCGYLRGILQSVVFSIALFSFTMCLDLLLAPHFAPDRHSAMFLQIPPLSYLLQIPLMSVVGLFILRGELRDRERLKAQEELSQAQWILLREQMSPHVLFNTLNALAELARRDPEATERALLDLSDLMEQILHFSGKSQVSLARERKFLAQYLSIHSLRFGDRLQVEWDWDPALHALTLPPVLIQPLVENAIKHGIGRSPTGGRLRIGLHPRPGGIRIDVANTGVPPGPQREGATGLGNLRERLRLAYGGRACFRLEREGEWTHAILDLPEEPWT comes from the coding sequence ATGCGTGCCGTTGAAGCCCTGGGTCAGCTCAAGACCCGCCTGATGAGCCCCTATGCCTGGATCGCCGTGGCGACCTTCAGCGGCATGAGCATCCTCCTGACAGGCTTTGTGGAACACCTGGTGCCGGGGCAGTCGCTCTATGCCCAGGCCATGGCCACGGTGGGCAAGCTGGTGGGCGCCATCGGCTATGGCTTCTTCTCGCCCCTGCCCTGGCAGTGGAGCGGCGATGACCGGGAGCACTGCGGCTACCTCCGGGGGATCCTCCAGTCCGTGGTCTTCAGCATCGCCCTCTTCAGCTTCACCATGTGCCTGGATCTCCTCCTGGCCCCCCACTTCGCCCCCGACCGGCACTCGGCCATGTTCCTCCAGATCCCCCCGCTCTCCTACCTGCTCCAGATCCCCCTCATGTCCGTGGTGGGCCTCTTCATCCTCCGGGGGGAGCTCCGGGACCGGGAACGGCTCAAAGCCCAGGAGGAGCTCTCCCAGGCCCAATGGATCCTGCTCCGGGAGCAGATGAGCCCCCATGTCCTCTTCAACACCCTCAACGCCCTGGCGGAGCTGGCCCGGCGGGACCCTGAGGCCACCGAGCGGGCCCTCCTGGACCTTTCGGACCTCATGGAGCAGATCCTGCACTTCTCGGGCAAGAGCCAGGTGTCCCTGGCCCGGGAACGGAAGTTCCTCGCCCAGTATCTCTCCATCCACAGCCTGCGCTTCGGGGACCGGCTCCAGGTGGAATGGGACTGGGACCCCGCCCTTCACGCCCTCACCCTGCCCCCGGTCCTGATTCAGCCCCTGGTGGAGAACGCCATCAAGCATGGCATTGGCCGGAGCCCCACGGGTGGACGCCTGAGGATCGGACTCCACCCTCGCCCCGGGGGTATCCGGATCGATGTGGCCAACACCGGAGTACCCCCGGGGCCTCAGCGGGAGGGCGCAACGGGTCTGGGCAACCTCCGGGAGCGACTGCGTCTGGCCTATGGCGGTCGGGCCTGCTTCCGCCTGGAGCGGGAGGGTGAGTGGACCCATGCCATCCTGGATCTGCCGGAGGAACCGTGGACCTGA
- the uvrA gene encoding excinuclease ABC subunit UvrA — protein sequence MDFIHIKGAREHNLKNIDLRIPRNQLVVITGLSGSGKSSLAFDTLYAEGQRRYVESLSAYARQFLDQMEKPDVDSIEGLSPAISIEQKTTSRNPRSTVATVTEIYDYLRLLYARTGKPICMACGAPIASQTIQEMADLILASPEGARVQILAPVVRARKGEYKKLLQDLMKRGYIRARVNGEMLDLTEGLPDLDKQKKHSIEVVIDRLKVSPAIQTRLADSLEIACGLAEGSALVDIDGTEKLLSSKLACNNADCSRFGLGLPDLEPRSFSFNSPFGACPTCDGLGFKRQFAEELIVPNPELSINRGALQASGWKSAKDDGWRAQMLDQLAKAMKFSLDTPWNQLDEDVRQILLHGTRKAMRFTYESKKSRYEFTHHYEGIIGNLERRYRETTSEEIRAEMEESMRIIPCETCGGLRLKPEVLSVFVGGEHIAGVVQKSVRDAYAWFQALSLEGRDAVISEKILKEIKERLGFLEDVGLGYLTLDRSAATLSGGEGQRIRLATQIGSKLQGVLYVLDEPSIGLHQRDNHKLLNTLKEMRDLGNTVLVVEHDLETMQEADHLIDMGPGAGEHGGHVVSQGTPEEVGCDPESVTGRFLSGKDHIPVPKKRRKAERGHLEVVGASENNLKNVSVKFPVGIFTCVTGVSGSGKSTLVNEILYKALANQLHQGAHVVGKYKAIKGLEAVDKVIDIDQAPIGRTPRSNPATYTGLFTPLRDLFSQLPESKARGYTPGRFSFNVKGGRCEKCEGDGVIKIEMHFLPDVYVTCEQCKGKRYNRETLEIHYKGKSISDVLAMTVEDAFQLFEPIPVLANKLRTLMDVGLGYVRLGQAATTLSGGEAQRVKLAKELSKRATGKTVYILDEPTTGLHLKDIQKLLEVITRLVDTGNTVIVIEHNLDVIKTADWILDMGPEGGGEGGRVVAQGTPEEVVKAKGSVTGVYLKPYLKHS from the coding sequence ATGGACTTCATCCACATCAAGGGCGCGCGGGAACACAACCTCAAGAACATCGACCTGCGGATTCCCCGCAACCAGCTGGTGGTGATCACGGGGCTCTCGGGCAGCGGCAAGTCCTCCCTGGCCTTCGATACCCTCTACGCCGAAGGCCAGCGGCGCTATGTGGAGAGCCTCTCCGCCTATGCCCGGCAGTTCCTCGATCAGATGGAGAAGCCCGATGTGGACAGCATCGAGGGCCTCTCCCCCGCCATCTCCATCGAGCAGAAGACCACCAGCCGCAATCCCCGCTCGACCGTAGCCACGGTCACCGAGATCTACGACTATCTCCGTCTGCTCTACGCCCGCACCGGCAAGCCCATCTGCATGGCCTGCGGAGCGCCCATCGCCAGCCAGACCATCCAGGAGATGGCGGATCTGATCCTGGCCAGCCCTGAAGGCGCACGGGTGCAGATCCTGGCCCCGGTGGTGCGCGCCCGCAAGGGGGAGTACAAGAAGCTCCTCCAGGATCTCATGAAGCGCGGCTACATCCGCGCCCGGGTCAACGGCGAGATGCTGGATCTGACGGAAGGCCTGCCGGACCTGGACAAGCAGAAGAAGCACAGCATCGAGGTGGTCATCGACCGTCTGAAGGTGAGCCCCGCCATCCAGACGCGCCTGGCGGACAGCCTGGAGATCGCCTGCGGGCTGGCGGAGGGTTCGGCCCTGGTTGATATCGATGGCACCGAGAAGCTCCTCTCCTCCAAGCTGGCCTGCAACAACGCAGATTGCAGCCGCTTCGGCCTGGGTCTGCCGGACCTGGAACCCCGCAGCTTTTCCTTCAACAGCCCCTTCGGCGCCTGCCCCACCTGCGATGGCCTGGGCTTCAAGCGTCAGTTCGCGGAAGAGCTCATCGTCCCCAACCCCGAGCTGAGCATCAACCGGGGGGCTCTCCAGGCCTCCGGCTGGAAGAGTGCCAAGGACGATGGCTGGCGCGCCCAGATGCTGGACCAGTTGGCCAAGGCCATGAAATTCAGCCTGGACACCCCCTGGAACCAGCTGGATGAGGATGTCCGCCAGATCCTGCTCCACGGCACCCGCAAGGCCATGCGCTTCACCTACGAGAGCAAGAAGAGCCGCTACGAGTTCACCCACCACTACGAGGGCATCATCGGCAACCTGGAGCGCCGCTATCGGGAGACCACCAGCGAGGAGATCCGGGCCGAGATGGAGGAGTCCATGCGGATCATCCCCTGCGAGACCTGCGGGGGGCTGCGCCTCAAGCCCGAGGTGCTCAGTGTCTTCGTGGGGGGCGAGCACATCGCCGGGGTCGTGCAGAAGAGTGTCCGGGACGCCTACGCCTGGTTCCAGGCCCTCAGCCTGGAGGGCCGGGATGCGGTCATCTCCGAGAAGATCCTCAAGGAGATCAAGGAGCGTCTGGGCTTCCTGGAGGATGTGGGCCTGGGCTACCTGACCCTGGATCGCTCCGCCGCGACCCTGTCGGGTGGGGAGGGCCAGCGCATCCGCCTGGCCACCCAGATCGGCAGCAAGCTCCAGGGGGTGCTCTACGTGCTGGACGAGCCCAGCATCGGCCTGCACCAGCGGGATAATCACAAGCTGCTGAACACCCTCAAGGAGATGCGGGATCTCGGCAACACGGTGCTGGTGGTGGAACACGACCTGGAGACCATGCAGGAGGCGGACCACCTCATCGACATGGGGCCCGGGGCCGGGGAGCACGGGGGTCATGTGGTGTCCCAGGGCACGCCCGAGGAGGTGGGCTGCGACCCCGAGTCCGTCACCGGGCGCTTCCTGTCGGGCAAGGACCACATCCCGGTCCCCAAGAAGCGCCGGAAGGCCGAGCGGGGCCACCTCGAGGTGGTGGGGGCCAGCGAGAACAACCTCAAGAACGTCAGTGTGAAGTTCCCCGTCGGCATCTTCACCTGCGTCACCGGGGTCTCCGGCAGCGGCAAGAGCACCCTGGTCAACGAGATCCTCTACAAGGCCCTGGCCAACCAGCTCCACCAGGGGGCCCATGTGGTAGGCAAGTACAAGGCCATCAAGGGGCTCGAGGCCGTCGACAAGGTCATCGACATCGACCAGGCCCCCATCGGGCGCACCCCCCGCAGCAACCCGGCCACCTACACCGGGCTCTTCACGCCCCTGCGGGACCTCTTCAGCCAGCTCCCCGAGAGCAAGGCGAGGGGCTACACGCCGGGGCGCTTCAGCTTCAACGTGAAGGGGGGGCGCTGCGAGAAGTGCGAGGGGGATGGCGTCATCAAGATCGAGATGCACTTCCTGCCGGATGTCTACGTCACCTGCGAGCAGTGCAAGGGCAAGCGCTACAACCGCGAGACCCTGGAGATCCACTACAAGGGCAAGAGCATCTCCGATGTCCTGGCCATGACCGTGGAGGATGCCTTCCAGCTCTTCGAGCCCATCCCGGTACTGGCCAACAAGCTGCGCACCCTCATGGATGTGGGCCTGGGCTACGTTCGCCTGGGGCAGGCGGCCACCACCCTCTCGGGGGGCGAGGCCCAGCGGGTCAAGCTGGCCAAGGAGCTGAGCAAGCGCGCCACGGGCAAGACCGTCTACATCCTGGACGAGCCCACCACGGGTCTGCACCTCAAGGACATCCAGAAGCTTCTGGAGGTCATCACCCGCTTGGTGGACACCGGCAATACCGTCATCGTCATCGAGCACAACCTGGATGTCATCAAGACCGCCGACTGGATCCTGGACATGGGGCCCGAGGGAGGTGGCGAGGGCGGCCGGGTGGTGGCCCAGGGAACCCCCGAGGAGGTGGTGAAGGCCAAGGGGAGCGTGACGGGAGTCTACCTGAAGCCCTATCTGAAGCACTCCTGA
- a CDS encoding LytTR family DNA-binding domain-containing protein, with translation MDLNPVLRVALADDEPMARARLSRLLSEAGCEVVAEFGEGAPLLAYLGEHPVLDALFLDIQMPGPSGLEVAAELPCPVPVVFVTAFREHSLEAFELSAADYLLKPIRAERLALTLERLRKGQIPARGGNREEAPKAPPRVVIRAGEGLLFLELKKVSHFEVDDDTVWAWTSGQRFPTQWRTLQEVEETFSGSSLLRIQRHLLVRPECITGLRPLPGNRAMARIGEQDLEVSRTATALLKRTLGIKGEFGKRD, from the coding sequence GTGGACCTGAATCCTGTACTGAGAGTGGCCCTGGCCGACGATGAGCCCATGGCCCGCGCCCGCCTATCCCGCCTGCTCAGCGAGGCGGGCTGCGAGGTGGTGGCCGAGTTCGGAGAGGGGGCGCCGCTCCTGGCCTACCTAGGTGAGCACCCGGTCCTGGATGCCCTCTTCCTCGACATCCAGATGCCCGGCCCTTCGGGCCTGGAGGTGGCCGCCGAACTGCCCTGCCCCGTGCCCGTGGTCTTCGTCACGGCCTTCCGAGAGCACTCCCTGGAGGCCTTCGAGCTTTCCGCCGCCGACTACCTGCTGAAACCCATCCGGGCCGAACGCCTTGCCCTGACCCTGGAGCGCCTGCGTAAGGGACAGATCCCCGCCCGGGGAGGCAACCGGGAGGAGGCCCCCAAGGCCCCGCCACGGGTGGTGATCCGGGCGGGGGAGGGGCTGCTCTTCCTGGAACTCAAGAAGGTGAGCCACTTCGAGGTCGATGATGACACCGTCTGGGCCTGGACCTCCGGACAGCGCTTCCCGACCCAGTGGCGGACCCTCCAGGAGGTGGAGGAGACCTTCAGCGGCTCAAGCCTCCTGCGCATCCAGCGCCACCTCCTGGTACGCCCCGAATGCATCACCGGACTGCGCCCCCTGCCCGGCAACCGGGCCATGGCCCGCATCGGAGAGCAGGATCTGGAGGTGAGCCGCACCGCCACGGCCCTCCTCAAGAGGACCCTGGGGATCAAGGGCGAGTTCGGGAAGCGGGACTGA
- a CDS encoding helix-turn-helix domain-containing protein, whose translation MDASLKHREREARRAHILDAARRLFALQGFQGTTMDGVAKASAFTKRTVYAYFASKEELWCGVMARALEGLALRFEGVAEGAGSGMEGIMGMGAAFETFVGEDPEGFQVLSEGRSQPGVLAEGTRGLRELGEAHARMQGAMAGAIRQGTLDGSLRDDLDPEGTAALLALYATSVMAAVRQAGAKRCLAFDPGALMARSMDFLGHALRPPIRED comes from the coding sequence ATGGACGCCAGCCTGAAGCACCGTGAGCGGGAGGCCCGCAGGGCCCACATCCTGGATGCAGCCCGGAGGCTCTTCGCCCTTCAGGGATTCCAGGGCACCACCATGGATGGCGTGGCGAAGGCTTCGGCCTTCACCAAACGCACGGTGTATGCCTACTTCGCCTCCAAGGAGGAACTCTGGTGCGGGGTCATGGCCCGGGCCTTGGAGGGGCTGGCCCTGCGCTTCGAGGGGGTGGCGGAAGGGGCCGGGTCCGGAATGGAGGGGATCATGGGCATGGGGGCCGCCTTCGAGACCTTTGTGGGGGAGGATCCGGAGGGCTTCCAGGTCCTTTCGGAAGGCCGGAGCCAGCCAGGGGTGCTGGCTGAGGGCACCCGGGGGCTCCGGGAGCTGGGCGAGGCCCATGCCCGGATGCAGGGGGCCATGGCGGGGGCCATCCGGCAGGGGACCCTTGATGGCAGTCTGCGGGATGATCTCGACCCCGAGGGGACAGCCGCCCTGCTGGCCCTCTACGCCACTTCGGTCATGGCAGCCGTCCGTCAGGCGGGGGCGAAGCGCTGCCTGGCCTTCGATCCGGGCGCCCTCATGGCCCGGTCCATGGACTTTCTGGGGCACGCCCTGCGGCCCCCCATCCGGGAGGATTGA
- a CDS encoding fibronectin type III domain-containing protein, with product MSLSWAASAGATEYRIKRGTSSGTCTQVGTSSTVSYADTGLTNGVAYYYTVSALGSGGESADSSEAIATPSAALAALPEEDGTLNAIGLNTWFLNDYDGSNAFVDVAKQARSWQNATWTAAAPMDALGWPTTDASTVFWTGTGDETNGTYKLSFKGQADVALMWYGGSVANKVYDSATNTTTADVTVANSGSGSGGLKLTNTQRTATSGTGTGFTELHLYRPGYATDGSAVFTAPFLSALGKVSVVRMMDWTQTNGNLTEHWSQRRTPLHFYKAGEAYTGPGGATWAASSSSTGVALEHQIQLCNTLGRDMWVNIPVAADDDYVRKIALALRYGTDGTDPYTSTQTNPVYPPLDPSLHLYIEYGNEIWNYAGGFQCFGVIHDIVLSLSSTHPVRALAPSGSGEYQWLYIYPGYRMGVISDLFRGVYGDASMMSRVRPLLMTQQGNANNTLSLPLNWLAAYGQSLSPQRTVASYLYGAGGSGYYGVNTEPSDLTDLDAFFASGNYPATGNVKGFGVDSLWTSNSGLKHVAYEGGPSLDSCTAVQARAINADTRMQDMVEQTHAAWSAQGGDLLVYYCLVGAAQWEFTPDMATTDTPKFRALDALNGGTRAAVTLGQALPGTLVAADWRTAGYQIRTGYDYVSTVSGLDCVCGNDAGEWVAYPAHADVAFSGTLTLQAQSASGTTVAVWLNGVEQGEVSLAASTDLVSSSSLTLSFPSGLGVIRLQDTGGNGFNLRSLTVQ from the coding sequence GTGTCCCTGTCCTGGGCGGCCAGTGCCGGGGCCACGGAGTACCGCATCAAGCGCGGAACCAGCAGCGGAACCTGCACCCAGGTGGGTACGAGCAGCACCGTCAGCTACGCCGACACAGGATTGACCAATGGGGTGGCCTATTACTACACGGTCTCGGCCCTGGGCAGCGGAGGGGAGAGCGCCGATTCCAGCGAGGCCATCGCGACGCCTTCAGCAGCGCTTGCGGCCTTGCCGGAGGAGGATGGCACCCTGAATGCCATAGGCCTCAATACCTGGTTCCTCAATGATTACGATGGCAGCAACGCCTTTGTGGACGTCGCCAAGCAGGCCCGCAGCTGGCAGAATGCCACCTGGACCGCCGCTGCGCCGATGGATGCGCTGGGCTGGCCCACCACCGATGCCTCCACGGTCTTCTGGACGGGCACCGGCGATGAAACGAACGGCACCTACAAGCTCTCCTTCAAGGGCCAGGCGGATGTGGCTCTGATGTGGTACGGCGGCTCCGTGGCCAACAAGGTGTACGACAGCGCCACCAACACCACCACGGCGGATGTGACCGTCGCCAATAGCGGCAGTGGCTCTGGCGGCCTCAAGCTCACGAACACCCAGCGGACGGCCACCAGTGGCACCGGCACGGGCTTCACGGAGCTCCACCTCTACCGTCCGGGCTATGCCACCGATGGCAGTGCCGTCTTCACCGCACCCTTCCTGTCGGCCCTGGGCAAGGTCTCCGTGGTCCGCATGATGGACTGGACCCAGACCAATGGGAACCTCACCGAGCACTGGTCCCAGCGGCGGACGCCCCTGCACTTCTACAAGGCCGGGGAGGCCTATACGGGGCCGGGCGGCGCGACCTGGGCCGCCAGCTCCAGTTCCACCGGCGTGGCCCTGGAGCACCAGATCCAGCTCTGCAACACCCTGGGAAGGGACATGTGGGTCAATATCCCCGTGGCCGCCGATGACGACTACGTGCGGAAGATCGCCCTGGCTCTGCGCTACGGGACGGATGGCACGGACCCCTACACCTCGACCCAGACGAACCCGGTCTATCCGCCCCTGGATCCCTCCCTCCATCTCTACATCGAGTACGGGAACGAGATCTGGAACTACGCCGGAGGCTTCCAGTGCTTCGGGGTGATCCACGACATCGTCCTCTCCCTGTCCTCCACCCACCCGGTGAGGGCGCTGGCGCCCAGCGGCTCCGGGGAGTACCAGTGGCTCTACATCTATCCCGGCTACCGCATGGGGGTCATCAGCGATCTCTTCCGGGGGGTCTACGGGGATGCCTCCATGATGAGCCGGGTGCGTCCCCTGCTCATGACCCAGCAGGGGAATGCCAACAACACCCTCTCCCTGCCGCTCAATTGGCTGGCTGCCTATGGGCAGTCTCTCAGTCCTCAGCGCACCGTCGCTTCATACCTTTATGGCGCCGGAGGCTCGGGGTACTACGGGGTGAACACGGAACCCAGTGATCTGACGGATCTGGATGCCTTCTTCGCCTCCGGTAACTATCCGGCCACCGGCAATGTGAAGGGCTTTGGGGTGGACTCGCTGTGGACGTCCAATTCCGGGCTGAAGCATGTGGCCTACGAAGGCGGGCCCAGTCTGGACAGCTGCACTGCTGTTCAGGCTCGGGCCATCAACGCCGACACCCGCATGCAGGACATGGTGGAGCAGACCCACGCCGCCTGGTCCGCCCAGGGGGGCGACCTGCTGGTCTACTACTGCCTGGTGGGGGCGGCCCAATGGGAGTTCACCCCCGATATGGCCACCACCGACACCCCCAAGTTCAGGGCTCTGGATGCGCTGAACGGGGGAACCCGGGCGGCGGTCACCCTGGGGCAGGCTCTGCCCGGGACCTTGGTGGCTGCGGACTGGCGGACGGCGGGCTACCAGATCCGGACGGGGTACGACTATGTATCCACCGTGAGTGGCCTGGACTGTGTCTGCGGAAACGATGCCGGGGAGTGGGTAGCCTATCCTGCCCACGCGGATGTGGCCTTCAGTGGCACCCTCACTTTACAGGCCCAGTCGGCCTCCGGCACGACGGTGGCGGTATGGCTGAATGGGGTGGAACAGGGAGAGGTGAGCCTGGCCGCCTCCACGGACCTGGTCAGCAGCAGTTCGCTGACCCTCTCTTTCCCCTCCGGGCTGGGGGTCATCCGACTCCAGGATACGGGGGGCAACGGCTTCAACCTGCGGAGCCTGACGGTGCAGTGA
- a CDS encoding MarR family transcriptional regulator: MDEKIQACMQHLRRIVKALDNYSRAVEKHFNLTGPQLWALWEVGQHGSCALKELAERMKLDPSTVVGVVDRLEAKGLLCRQPDPKDRRRISLVLTAGGETVLAQAPHPAQGHLLRGLASLGEARVEALNGSLEILVKVMEAEHLEAPFFFAEG; this comes from the coding sequence ATGGATGAGAAGATCCAGGCCTGCATGCAGCACCTCCGGCGGATTGTGAAGGCCCTGGACAATTACTCGCGAGCTGTGGAGAAGCACTTCAACCTCACGGGTCCCCAGCTCTGGGCCCTCTGGGAGGTGGGGCAGCACGGCTCCTGCGCCCTGAAGGAGCTGGCGGAGCGGATGAAGCTGGATCCGAGCACCGTCGTGGGCGTGGTGGACCGTCTGGAGGCCAAGGGGCTGCTGTGCCGGCAGCCCGACCCCAAGGACCGCCGCCGGATCTCCCTGGTTCTCACCGCGGGCGGGGAGACCGTCCTGGCCCAGGCGCCCCACCCGGCCCAGGGGCACCTGCTGAGGGGGCTCGCCTCTCTTGGAGAGGCGCGGGTCGAAGCCCTCAACGGCTCTCTGGAGATCCTGGTGAAGGTCATGGAGGCAGAACACCTCGAGGCCCCCTTCTTCTTCGCCGAGGGCTGA
- a CDS encoding NAD(P)H-dependent oxidoreductase gives MRTLVLGGSPKGESSVTLRYVRFLAAHFPGESFEEVHVAAGIRRLEEDPEALRGLLTQVEAADLVLFAFPLYICLVHADYKRFFELVEERGATGAFRGKAAVLLATSIHFHDHLALSYMEGMVEDWGMAVKGVYSAHMRDLMRPAERARMAAFWSLTRARMEEPVQRRSLPRPAWNHTYASLGETRAVAAEGLRALVVTEGSHSGARAMADRFIEAFQGTVDRVDLDELQVRGGCRGCIQCGFDNRCIYGEGDGVQSFYRERLRAADIVVWAFPIRDRYFSARVKTLQDRRFLDTHQPQAVGKQVVHLVSGPLASHPSLRQLIEAMEEFNGGNLAALVTDESQDDALIGQAIDAAAATAVACHRAGYQAPRTFLGVASAKLFRDEIWGHLRFVFQGDHRYYRRHGLYDFPQRDWRTRLLNAVMMPLSRIPAVRKGIRTSMIKHMVAPLDRVLEGLSPASRTRP, from the coding sequence ATGCGCACCCTGGTCCTGGGCGGAAGCCCCAAGGGAGAGTCCAGCGTGACCCTGCGGTACGTGCGCTTCCTGGCAGCGCACTTCCCCGGGGAGAGCTTCGAGGAGGTCCATGTGGCCGCCGGGATCCGTCGCCTGGAGGAGGATCCGGAGGCCCTCCGGGGGCTTCTCACTCAGGTGGAGGCTGCTGACCTGGTCCTCTTCGCCTTCCCCCTCTACATTTGCTTGGTCCATGCCGACTACAAGCGCTTTTTCGAGCTCGTGGAGGAGCGGGGCGCCACAGGGGCCTTCCGGGGCAAGGCGGCAGTGCTCCTGGCCACCTCCATCCACTTCCATGACCACTTGGCCTTGTCGTACATGGAAGGGATGGTCGAAGACTGGGGCATGGCCGTCAAGGGGGTCTACTCCGCCCACATGCGGGACCTGATGAGACCGGCCGAGCGGGCGCGCATGGCGGCCTTCTGGAGCCTGACCCGGGCCCGGATGGAGGAGCCCGTGCAGCGTCGCTCACTGCCCCGTCCAGCCTGGAACCACACCTATGCCAGCCTGGGGGAGACCCGCGCGGTGGCTGCGGAGGGGCTGCGGGCCCTGGTGGTCACCGAGGGTAGCCATTCCGGGGCCCGGGCCATGGCGGATCGTTTCATCGAGGCCTTCCAGGGCACGGTGGACCGGGTGGACCTGGACGAGCTGCAGGTGCGGGGTGGCTGCCGGGGTTGCATCCAGTGTGGTTTCGATAACCGGTGCATCTATGGGGAGGGTGACGGCGTCCAGTCCTTCTACCGGGAGCGCCTGAGGGCCGCCGATATCGTGGTGTGGGCCTTCCCCATCCGGGATCGCTACTTCTCCGCCCGGGTCAAGACCCTCCAGGACCGGCGCTTCCTGGACACCCACCAGCCCCAGGCCGTGGGCAAGCAGGTGGTCCACCTCGTCAGCGGCCCTCTGGCCTCCCACCCCTCCCTGCGCCAGCTCATCGAGGCCATGGAGGAGTTCAACGGGGGCAACCTGGCGGCCCTGGTAACCGACGAGAGCCAGGACGATGCCCTCATCGGGCAGGCCATCGATGCCGCCGCCGCCACAGCCGTGGCCTGCCATCGGGCGGGCTACCAGGCGCCCCGCACCTTTCTGGGGGTGGCCTCCGCCAAGCTCTTCCGGGATGAAATCTGGGGGCATCTGCGCTTCGTGTTCCAGGGGGATCACCGCTACTACCGGCGCCATGGGCTCTACGACTTCCCCCAGAGGGACTGGCGGACTCGCCTCCTGAACGCGGTCATGATGCCGTTGAGCCGCATCCCGGCGGTGCGCAAGGGCATCCGCACCAGCATGATCAAGCACATGGTGGCCCCCCTGGACCGTGTTCTGGAGGGCCTCAGTCCCGCTTCCCGAACTCGCCCTTGA
- a CDS encoding chloride channel protein, giving the protein MPSVAPSFLPSRMRSLRIVAHTRHILLVILPLGAVIGLCVGIALKGLGSFEPMVLSVGGRTGFTLLLPAVGLFLTTLWLSVTRIGEVSLFKDLDLAKRDPYRVFPPLTSLGKVVACTLTIAFGGSAGVEGPGKWFGAALGLQYHRLLKFASTRISFFRHFVRPPMVLVRSGAAAALAAVFRAPLSGALMAAEHHNRIATEALAPCLVSGAAGYVVFSGIMGHAPLIPLASNYPYSLGIKDFGMSLLLGALCGGLAYLYHWLRNSFQIRLSRIHLPWRGLAAGIGLTLLALPGHFIFHDLQITQGGGLELIHQLLQGGTLPRDAALFVALKLLATALTFAGGGVGGLWLPSLAIGAALGAGFDALVGSGHAAYLAVVGASALTGATHETLLVPVVFLAETTGQAALVVPALIGTTVSFLIVREVS; this is encoded by the coding sequence ATGCCCTCCGTGGCCCCCAGCTTTCTGCCCAGTCGCATGCGGAGCCTCCGCATTGTCGCCCACACCCGTCACATCCTGCTGGTGATCCTGCCTTTGGGGGCCGTCATCGGGCTCTGCGTCGGCATCGCCCTCAAAGGCCTGGGATCCTTCGAACCCATGGTCCTGAGCGTGGGCGGGCGCACCGGCTTCACCCTGCTTCTGCCGGCCGTGGGCCTCTTCCTGACCACCCTCTGGCTCAGCGTCACCCGGATCGGCGAAGTCTCCCTCTTCAAGGATCTGGACCTGGCCAAGAGGGATCCCTATAGGGTCTTCCCTCCCCTGACCTCCCTCGGCAAGGTGGTGGCCTGCACCCTCACCATCGCCTTCGGCGGCAGTGCAGGCGTGGAAGGCCCTGGCAAGTGGTTCGGAGCGGCCCTGGGGCTCCAGTACCACCGCCTCCTGAAGTTCGCCTCCACCCGCATCAGCTTCTTCCGCCACTTCGTGCGCCCCCCCATGGTGCTGGTCCGCTCGGGTGCCGCAGCCGCCCTCGCCGCAGTCTTCCGTGCGCCCCTGTCGGGTGCCCTCATGGCCGCCGAACACCACAACCGCATCGCGACCGAGGCTCTGGCCCCCTGCTTGGTCTCCGGAGCTGCGGGCTATGTGGTCTTCTCGGGGATCATGGGCCACGCTCCCCTGATCCCGCTGGCCAGCAACTACCCCTACTCCCTGGGTATCAAGGACTTCGGAATGTCCCTCCTCCTGGGAGCCCTCTGCGGGGGACTGGCCTACCTCTACCACTGGCTCAGGAACAGCTTCCAGATCCGCCTCTCCCGCATCCATCTCCCCTGGCGTGGCCTCGCGGCGGGCATCGGCCTCACCCTCCTGGCCCTGCCGGGACACTTCATCTTCCATGACCTCCAGATCACCCAGGGCGGCGGCCTGGAGCTCATCCACCAGCTCCTCCAGGGGGGCACACTCCCCCGGGATGCCGCGCTCTTCGTGGCACTCAAGCTCCTGGCCACCGCCCTGACCTTTGCCGGTGGCGGTGTGGGCGGGCTCTGGCTCCCCTCCCTGGCCATCGGCGCCGCCCTGGGCGCCGGCTTCGACGCCCTGGTGGGCAGCGGCCATGCCGCCTATCTGGCGGTGGTGGGCGCCTCGGCCCTCACCGGCGCCACCCATGAGACCCTCCTGGTCCCGGTGGTCTTCCTGGCCGAGACCACCGGACAGGCCGCCCTGGTGGTCCCCGCCCTCATCGGCACTACGGTCTCCTTCCTGATCGTCCGCGAGGTCTCCTGA